Proteins encoded together in one Anticarsia gemmatalis isolate Benzon Research Colony breed Stoneville strain chromosome 1, ilAntGemm2 primary, whole genome shotgun sequence window:
- the CaBP1 gene encoding protein disulfide-isomerase A6 homolog CaBP1: MLQTHIIGILLCVAGTYALYDSSSDVVDLTPSNFDRLVTNSEEVWIVEFFAPWCGHCKNLVPEYKKAARALKGIAKVGAVDADQHKSFAHTYGVSGFPTIKIFTGKKHSPYQGQRNAEAFIDAALKAAKEKAYDALGKKPSGSSSDKSDVITLTDSNFKELVLDSDDLWLVEFYAPWCGHCKNLEPHWAKAASELKGKVKLGALDATVHQVMASRYQVQGYPTIKMFASGKKTSDSVEDYNGGRTSSDIVAWALDKLAENVPAPEIIQVVNEESMKACAEKPLCVVSVLPHILDCGAACRNDYLAILARLGDKYKSKMWGWVWAEAGAQTALEEALELGGFGYPAMAVVNAKKLKFSTLRGSFSETGINEFLRDLSFGRGQTAPVRGAEMPKVVSTDPWDGKDGELPPEEDIDLSDVDLEKDEL, from the exons ATGTTACAAACGCACATCATAG gtATTTTACtatgtgtcgcggggacataCGCCCTGTACGACTCGTCCTCGGACGTGGTGGACCTAACGCCCAGCAATTTTGATAGACTAGTCACAAATTCTGAAGAGGTCTGGATTGTGGAGTTCTTCGCGCCGTGGTGCGGTCACTGTAAAAACTTAGTTCCTGAATACAAGAAGGCTGCTAGAGCACTTAAG GGTATAGCAAAAGTAGGAGCTGTAGACGCTGACCAGCACAAGAGCTTTGCACACACATATGGAGTCTCAGGATTCCCCACCATCAAGATCTTCACGGGCAAGAAACACAGTCCTTACCAAGGCCAGAGGAATGCTGAGGCATTCATCGATGCTGCCCTCAAAGCAGCCAAGGAGAAGGCCTATGATGCTCTCGGAAAGAAACCTAGTGGTTCTTCATCAGACAAg TCTGACGTCATCACATTGACAGACAGCAACTTCAAGGAGTTGGTACTCGACAGCGATGATCTGTGGTTGGTTGAGTTCTACGCGCCGTGGTGCGGACACTGCAAGAACTTGGAGCCTCACTGGGCTAAGGCTGCCTCTGAACTTAAAGGAAAG GTGAAACTAGGAGCATTAGACGCGACCGTGCACCAAGTCATGGCATCCCGTTACCAAGTGCAAGGCTACCCCACCATCAAGATGTTCGCGTCCGGCAAGAAGACCAGTGACTCTGTCGAAGACTACAACGGCGGAAGAACTTCAAGCGATATTGTCGCTTGGGCCCTTGATAAACTGGCCGAGAATGTGCCCGCGCCTGAGATTATACAG GTGGTGAACGAGGAGTCGATGAAGGCGTGTGCGGAGAAGCCTCTGTGCGTGGTGTCGGTGTTGCCGCACATCCTGGACTGTGGCGCCGCGTGCCGCAACGACTACCTCGCCATCCTCGCCAGACTCGGGGACAAGTACAAGAGCAAGATGTGGGG ATGGGTGTGGGCGGAAGCTGGTGCCCAGACGGCCTTGGAGGAGGCGCTGGAACTGGGCGGCTTCGGCTACCCAGCCATGGCTGTCGTGAACGCCAAGAAACTTAAGTTCTCCACACTCAGGGGATCATTCTCAGAGACTGGTATCAACGAATTCCTTAG GGATCTGTCCTTCGGTCGTGGCCAGACTGCTCCAGTACGAGGCGCGGAGATGCCCAAGGTGGTCAGCACTGACCCCTGGGACGGAAAGGACGGTGAACTGCCCCCAGAAGAGGACATCGACCTCTCAGACGTAGACCTCGAGAAGGACGAGTTATAA
- the LOC142987619 gene encoding dolichyl-diphosphooligosaccharide--protein glycosyltransferase subunit 1, translating into MLPAMAKLRFSFIIFIVYLLVKCESATVDNISSDIKIKNVDRTIDISSQLVKITSKITLENTGGSPVKSFLLAAEDNAKNNIAFFGAKDSSNKDVRLVETSVKGYEYVKFWRAELKEAVNAGATATFTVESVSTKALQPFPTAISQQEDQLIKYIGNLYTYSPYYVTSQKTNVIVNTKSIETFTKVKPFSQQDGSIQYGPYPNTKPFSEKELIIHYRNNSPFLTVTRIERLIEVSHWGNIAVEEVIEIEHTGAKLKGPFSRYDYQQDHHSGPASVRSYKTLLPASASDVYYRDTNGNISTSNMKVKKDSVELDLRPRYPLFGGWRTHYTLGYNVPSYEYLYHSGNEYLLKMRVIDHIYDDMQVDELVTKIILPEGSTSVKINLPYAVTRLPDSLHYTYLDTKGRPVITFTKKNLVENHIQDFQLRYTFPRLLMLQEPLLVVGFLYALFLCVIVYVRLDFSIHKAEHPHKD; encoded by the coding sequence atgttacCGGCAATGGCGAAACTAcggttttcttttattatatttatcgttTACCTACTTGTAAAATGTGAAAGTGCCACTGTTGACAATATATCtagtgatataaaaataaaaaatgtcgaCAGAACAATAGATATCTCCTCACAACTTGtaaaaattacaagtaaaataacCTTGGAGAACACAGGAGGCTCGCCGGTAAAAAGTTTCTTATTAGCAGCTGAAGATAATGCGAAGAACAATATTGCCTTCTTTGGAGCTAAGGATAGTAGTAACAAAGATGTGCGGCTAGTTGAGACTTCAGTCAAAGGTTACGAGTATGTCAAGTTCTGGCGTGCCGAACTGAAAGAGGCGGTGAATGCCGGCGCAACAGCGACGTTCACAGTCGAATCTGTATCCACTAAGGCACTTCAGCCCTTCCCTACAGCTATCTCACAGCAAGAAGACCAACTAATCAAATACATTGGTAACTTGTACACTTATTCACCATACTATGTCACCTCCCAGAAAACCAATGTGATCGTGAACACAAAGAGCATCGAAACATTCACCAAAGTGAAGCCATTCTCTCAACAAGATGGTTCCATCCAGTATGGCCCATATCCCAACACCAAGCCTTTCAGTGAGAAGGAGTTAATAATCCATTACAGAAACAATTCACCCTTCCTGACTGTAACACGCATTGAGAGACTGATTGAAGTGTCCCACTGGGGTAATATTGCTGTTGAGGAAGTTATTGAGATTGAACACACAGGAGCCAAGCTGAAGGGTCCCTTCTCCCGCTATGACTACCAACAGGACCACCACAGTGGACCAGCAAGTGTCAGGTCATACAAGACTCTGCTCCCTGCATCTGCTTCTGATGTGTACTACAGAGACACTAACGGAAACATCTCCACATCCAACATGAAAGTAAAGAAAGACTCAGTGGAACTTGACCTGAGGCCCAGATACCCATTGTTTGGTGGCTGGAGAACTCACTACACTCTTGGATACAATGTACCCAGCTATGAGTACTTGTACCACTCTGGCAATGAATACTTGCTCAAGATGAGGGTCATTGACCACATCTATGATGACATGCAAGTTGATGAACTAGTCACAAAGATAATCTTGCCTGAAGGTTCAACCAGTGTGAAGATAAACCTTCCCTATGCAGTGACCAGATTGCCGGACAGTCTGCACTACACATACTTGGACACTAAGGGTCGCCCAGTCATCACATTCACTAAGAAGAATCTTGTTGAGAACCACATTCAAGATTTCCAGCTGCGCTACACATTCCCTCGTCTCCTCATGTTGCAGGAGCCCCTACTTGTTGTAGGATTCCTCTATGCTCTATTCCTATGTGTTATTGTCTATGTAAGATTAGATTTCTCTATTCATAAGGCTGAACACCCTCataaagattaa
- the LOC142987627 gene encoding uncharacterized protein LOC142987627, with amino-acid sequence MISLLVRLGLALLVLNALFTPADAWGSYRNPNKGYQDPAKPKTFAGDSAGIPSQNTTRKGLGISAWGIVFAVVGLILVIMGLYYVSICYSVCQPTKNKYDKMGLPTMA; translated from the exons ATGATAAGTTTATTGGTTCGCCTAGGCCTTGCGCTACTAG ttttaaatgcattaTTCACGCCGGCTGACGCTTGGGGTAGCTACAGGAATCCGAATAAAGGCTACCAGGACCCTGCCAAGCCTAAAACATTCGCCGGCGACAGTGCCGGTATACCGTCACAGAACACCACCCGGAAAGGCTTAGGTATTTCTGCATGGGGCAttgtgtttgctgttgtagggCTCATTTTAGTAATCATGGGATTATACTATGTCTCCATCTGCTACAGTGTCTGCCAACCAACAAAGAACAAATATGATAAAATGGGCTTGCCCACTATGGCTTAG
- the LOC142987580 gene encoding deoxynucleoside kinase-like yields MNRLLIGRRINVKVARYFHKMNTNSVKPFTVFVEGNIGSGKTTFLEHFRQFEDITLLTEPVEEWRNLKGWNLLDLMYKDPAKWAMTFQSYVALTMLDMHQRPCPTPVKLMERSLFSARYCFVEHMNRSGTLHPAQFAVLDEWFHFIQNQIKIDADLIVYLKTTPSIVHERIKKRARSEEQCVPLSYIEELHKLHEDWLINRQHAECPAPVLVLDADLDLSQITEEYKRSEHQILRKAVDVVMRSPIKLSPKKPITTSPISIVPQRRIL; encoded by the exons ATGAATAGATTGCTTATTGGGAGACGAATAAATGTTAAAG TCGCGAGGTATTTTCACAAAATGAACACTAACAGCGTTAAGCCGTTCACTGTTTTCGTCGAGGGTAATATTGGAAGCGGAAAGACGACATTTCTGGAACATTTTCGTCAATTTGAGGATATCACTTTGCTGACAGAGCCTGTGGAAGAGTGGAGGAACTTGAAAGGATGGAATTTATTG GACTTGATGTATAAAGACCCAGCCAAGTGGGCGATGACATTCCAATCATATGTGGCCTTGACAATGTTAGATATGCACCAAAGACCTTGCCCTACACCAGTGAAGCTGATGGAAAGATCTCTGTTCAGTGCAAGATACTGTTTTGTAGAGCATATGAATAGAAGTGGGACTCTACACCCAGCACAGTTTGCAGTCCTTGATGAGTGGTTCCATTTCATTCAAAACCAGATCAAAATTGATGCAGACCTCATTG TGTACCTCAAGACTACCCCGTCCATAGTGCACGAGAGGATTAAAAAGAGAGCCCGATCTGAGGAGCAGTGTGTGCCACTGTCATACATTGAGGAGTTACACAAATTACATGAAGACTGGCTTATTAATAGACAACATGCTGAATGTCCAGCCCCT gtttTAGTATTAGATGCTGACTTAGATCTGTCTCAAATAACAGAAGAATACAAGCGGAGTGAACACCAAATATTGAGGAAGGCAGTAGATGTGGTGATGAGATCACCCATCAAGCTGAGCCCAAAGAAACCCATCACCACCTCACCTATATCTATTGTACCTCAAAggagaatattataa